A single Pseudoalteromonas phenolica DNA region contains:
- the arcB gene encoding aerobic respiration two-component sensor histidine kinase ArcB yields MIDSSFGSWLKVLANVINKYGEKQAGVLCYSLILLASLILSCMFYYVALGEIVIVDVLAIMFFAAVTSPALLVICIQALKELEASRVYLDTATQQEKLLNQSLKDNITRLNSEIDERKIALHAKHRAIEELRREIAERKKTQLELAQQSMLLRSIVDSSPDLFYYRDEEGVFAGCNKMFEKVMGKSSNELIGKSVFDIYPESYIPEVLKTDEQVAKTHQALTLDVEYPVNDENRWFEMRKLPFINEQGEYIGLLAFGRDITSRKEAEQELETAYKDKGKFIATLSHELRTPLNGIVGLTRMMLDTELSKQQKSWCNTIFSSAETLGNIFNDIIDLDKIDREQLDIAADSINVSDFINDVVNFAGLIAEQKGLEFNINRQGILDVYASLDPTRLRQVLWNLINNAVKFTHRGSVTLDCKRENRDGEVWLVMSITDTGSGIAQDQLARIFEMYYKAPSANGSNAIGSGIGLAVTKALVEAMQGSIEVSSIVGQGSRFEVEIPLTLTAAPKEQSYAGRSLYILLVEDVPLNAEIATNLLEQRGHEVIWAETGEDALSFVATEDDLDLVLLDMQLPDINGDEVAREIRADSHFDKLPIVALTANVRSAEEELEGISIQGALAKPINTIKLDKMLAELFGINARATKPKLIETKANCADKQAEFILLEMETICDFIDSMGVEAFKRSSDLFAKLSPKYCEELQQSIDNSDFDEYSSVAHKLKGASGSVGLKQVQEHAKKMEKEVSEVEPKIAQDWLDQLYGLLEAGQIELKTVVDSWNG; encoded by the coding sequence ATGATAGATTCTTCATTTGGATCATGGCTAAAAGTCCTTGCCAATGTGATTAATAAATATGGTGAAAAACAAGCTGGAGTGCTGTGTTATTCCCTGATATTACTCGCCTCATTAATTTTGTCATGTATGTTTTACTATGTGGCGTTAGGCGAGATTGTCATTGTTGATGTATTAGCAATTATGTTTTTTGCTGCTGTTACCTCTCCTGCATTACTGGTTATTTGCATTCAAGCGCTTAAAGAGCTTGAGGCTTCTAGAGTCTATTTGGATACTGCCACTCAACAAGAAAAACTTCTAAATCAGAGTTTAAAAGACAATATTACCCGTCTAAACAGCGAAATCGACGAGCGTAAAATCGCCTTACATGCTAAGCACCGAGCCATTGAAGAATTACGTCGAGAAATCGCTGAGCGTAAAAAAACGCAGTTAGAACTGGCGCAGCAAAGTATGCTACTTCGATCAATTGTCGACTCTTCTCCTGATTTGTTTTATTACCGTGACGAAGAAGGGGTCTTTGCTGGCTGCAACAAGATGTTTGAAAAAGTCATGGGTAAGAGCAGCAATGAGCTTATTGGTAAAAGTGTTTTTGATATTTACCCTGAAAGCTATATTCCAGAAGTGCTTAAGACTGATGAGCAAGTCGCAAAAACGCATCAAGCACTCACGTTAGATGTAGAGTATCCAGTTAATGATGAAAACCGCTGGTTTGAGATGCGTAAACTGCCATTTATCAATGAGCAGGGCGAGTATATTGGTTTACTTGCGTTCGGCCGTGATATTACATCTCGTAAAGAGGCAGAGCAGGAGCTTGAAACGGCTTATAAAGATAAAGGCAAGTTCATTGCAACTTTGAGTCATGAGCTTCGTACGCCACTAAATGGCATTGTTGGCTTAACTCGTATGATGTTAGACACTGAGCTGAGTAAGCAACAAAAGAGCTGGTGTAATACCATTTTCTCTAGTGCTGAAACCTTAGGTAACATCTTCAATGACATTATTGATCTCGATAAAATTGACCGAGAGCAGTTAGACATTGCAGCCGACAGTATCAATGTCTCTGATTTTATAAATGATGTGGTGAACTTTGCAGGACTTATCGCGGAGCAAAAGGGGCTAGAGTTCAATATTAACAGGCAAGGGATCCTAGATGTCTATGCCTCGCTAGACCCGACTCGGTTAAGACAAGTTCTGTGGAATTTAATTAATAATGCGGTTAAATTCACCCACAGGGGCAGTGTGACACTGGATTGTAAGCGGGAAAATCGTGATGGTGAAGTGTGGCTCGTTATGAGCATTACCGACACGGGCTCAGGTATTGCACAAGATCAACTCGCTCGAATTTTCGAAATGTATTATAAAGCACCAAGTGCCAATGGTTCGAATGCCATAGGTTCTGGTATTGGGCTGGCTGTGACAAAGGCGCTAGTTGAAGCAATGCAGGGCAGTATTGAAGTGAGCAGTATTGTTGGTCAAGGAAGTCGTTTTGAGGTTGAAATTCCACTAACCCTGACCGCCGCGCCTAAAGAGCAAAGCTATGCTGGCCGTAGCCTTTACATTCTGTTAGTAGAAGATGTGCCTCTGAATGCAGAAATCGCGACCAACTTACTTGAGCAGCGAGGGCATGAAGTCATTTGGGCCGAAACTGGTGAAGATGCCCTTTCGTTTGTTGCAACTGAGGATGATCTGGATTTGGTCTTACTCGATATGCAATTGCCAGATATTAATGGTGATGAAGTTGCTCGGGAGATTAGAGCAGATAGTCATTTCGATAAATTACCTATCGTTGCTTTAACAGCTAATGTTCGTAGTGCAGAAGAAGAGCTTGAAGGGATCAGCATTCAAGGTGCACTAGCAAAGCCAATCAATACGATTAAGCTTGATAAAATGCTGGCAGAGTTATTTGGTATTAATGCTAGAGCGACTAAGCCTAAACTCATAGAAACTAAAGCCAATTGTGCTGATAAACAAGCTGAATTCATCTTATTAGAAATGGAAACTATCTGTGATTTTATCGATTCAATGGGTGTTGAAGCATTTAAACGAAGCTCTGACTTATTTGCTAAGTTAAGCCCGAAGTATTGTGAAGAATTACAGCAGTCTATTGATAACAGTGACTTTGATGAATACAGCTCTGTAGCACATAAACTCAAAGGCGCATCGGGCTCTGTTGGTTTGAAGCAGGTTCAAGAGCACGCTAAAAAGATGGAAAAAGAAGTATCAGAGGTTGAACCTAAGATTGCACAGGATTGGCTAGATCAATTATATGGCTTGTTAGAAGCTGGGCAAATAGAGCTTAAAACGGTTGTTGATAGTTGGAACGGGTAG
- the folE2 gene encoding GTP cyclohydrolase FolE2, whose translation MQTTMPDIAHSADALQTGKLDWVGMGNIELPLMLATKDLPEQPVTAKADAFVNLHKEDAKGIHMSRLFLALDTLSCEQALSPNTLKQLLDEFVTTHQDISDAAKVVINFELPLRRPSLLSKKQGWKSYPVSITASLVNQTFSIELALDVTYSSTCPCSAALARQLIQDAFAAKFKDKDISHEEVHAWLGTTEGVLATPHSQRSISNIKIKLDDNCQEFDIVGLVNLVEDELKTPVQAAVKREDEQEFARLNGQNLMFCEDAARKLKALFENAGFADYYIKINHYESLHAHDAVAYAFKGLPGGYSA comes from the coding sequence ATGCAGACTACAATGCCAGATATTGCTCATTCAGCCGATGCACTTCAAACCGGTAAATTAGATTGGGTAGGAATGGGTAACATCGAGCTACCTTTAATGCTTGCAACCAAGGACTTACCTGAACAGCCTGTAACGGCAAAAGCAGACGCATTTGTAAACCTGCATAAAGAAGACGCAAAAGGCATTCACATGTCTCGTTTATTCTTAGCCCTAGATACGCTATCTTGTGAGCAAGCCTTGTCGCCAAATACACTAAAGCAACTGCTCGACGAATTTGTAACGACACACCAAGACATCAGCGATGCGGCAAAAGTCGTCATCAATTTTGAACTGCCGTTGCGACGACCTTCTCTATTAAGCAAAAAACAAGGTTGGAAAAGCTACCCGGTTAGCATTACTGCCTCACTGGTTAACCAAACATTTTCTATAGAGCTGGCATTAGATGTTACCTACTCTTCTACTTGCCCTTGCTCTGCAGCGTTAGCGCGTCAACTTATTCAAGACGCTTTCGCAGCAAAGTTTAAAGATAAAGACATTTCTCACGAAGAAGTGCATGCATGGCTTGGCACTACCGAGGGAGTACTGGCAACACCGCATTCGCAACGTAGTATTTCAAACATTAAGATTAAACTTGATGATAACTGTCAAGAATTCGACATTGTAGGGTTAGTCAACTTAGTTGAAGATGAACTTAAAACCCCCGTTCAAGCGGCAGTGAAACGTGAAGATGAGCAAGAGTTCGCTCGTTTGAACGGCCAAAACCTTATGTTCTGTGAAGATGCGGCAAGAAAGCTTAAAGCACTGTTCGAAAACGCAGGGTTTGCCGACTACTATATCAAGATTAATCACTACGAATCTCTACATGCTCACGACGCAGTGGCCTATGCATTCAAAGGCTTACCTGGCGGTTATTCAGCTTAA
- a CDS encoding DUF2726 domain-containing protein, which translates to MEFALLLVFALVAGASIVIAKYTDVGGNPYPFNRKESVFSTVEATFLSLLERAVGDKFKIVSRVKLIDLIECKPGLSKKARRAALAKAKNKQLDYVLIDKTTLNIVAAVDLVNNSNKSGHKAQKDWFVNGALESANIPHIRMKVKTGYKANEVRSAILYKIGQQPQPVRKPRTRTEKPAVLSPSQAKAHSTQTQLAEI; encoded by the coding sequence ATGGAGTTCGCTTTATTATTAGTTTTTGCATTGGTAGCTGGCGCCTCGATCGTCATTGCAAAATATACCGATGTAGGTGGCAATCCATACCCTTTCAATCGTAAAGAATCTGTCTTCAGTACTGTTGAGGCCACTTTCCTCAGTCTACTAGAACGTGCAGTTGGCGATAAATTTAAGATTGTCAGCCGTGTCAAGTTGATTGATTTAATCGAGTGTAAGCCCGGCTTGTCAAAAAAAGCGCGCAGAGCAGCGTTGGCAAAGGCTAAAAATAAACAACTCGATTACGTACTCATTGATAAAACCACACTAAACATTGTTGCAGCTGTTGATCTTGTCAATAATTCGAACAAGAGTGGCCATAAAGCGCAAAAAGATTGGTTTGTTAATGGTGCTTTAGAGTCAGCGAATATTCCACATATTCGTATGAAAGTAAAAACAGGCTATAAAGCCAATGAAGTACGCAGCGCCATCTTGTATAAAATTGGTCAACAACCGCAACCAGTTCGCAAACCCAGAACTCGAACTGAGAAGCCAGCAGTACTTTCACCCTCGCAAGCAAAGGCACATTCAACGCAAACCCAGCTTGCTGAAATTTAA
- the mtnN gene encoding 5'-methylthioadenosine/S-adenosylhomocysteine nucleosidase, with protein sequence MKVGIIGAMEPEVAILREALQNKEELTKGGFTFYTGELAGHTVTLVQSGIGKVAATVATTLLIDNFNPDCVINTGSAGGFDPELNVGDVVISDEVRHHDVDVTAFGYEIGQVPQMPAGFAAHAALIEAAKASVAILEDTQTKVGLICTGDSFMCDPVRIDKTRQDFPSMLAVEMEGAAIAQACHVLHTPFVVIRSLSDIAGKESPQSFEEYLEVASVNSSKLVTELLEQLNNTSL encoded by the coding sequence ATGAAAGTAGGTATTATCGGTGCAATGGAGCCTGAAGTTGCAATTTTGCGTGAGGCTTTACAAAACAAAGAAGAACTAACCAAAGGCGGCTTCACTTTTTACACTGGTGAGCTTGCGGGTCATACTGTTACTTTAGTTCAATCTGGCATTGGTAAAGTGGCAGCAACCGTTGCGACAACACTTTTAATTGATAATTTTAACCCAGATTGTGTCATTAATACCGGCTCTGCTGGCGGTTTTGATCCTGAATTAAATGTCGGTGATGTGGTTATTTCTGATGAAGTGCGTCACCACGATGTAGATGTGACTGCTTTTGGCTACGAGATTGGTCAGGTACCACAAATGCCGGCAGGCTTTGCGGCACATGCGGCATTAATTGAAGCAGCCAAAGCAAGTGTTGCTATTCTTGAAGACACACAAACAAAAGTTGGTCTAATTTGTACTGGTGACTCTTTTATGTGTGATCCTGTTCGCATTGACAAAACGCGTCAAGATTTCCCATCAATGTTAGCTGTAGAAATGGAAGGCGCTGCAATTGCTCAGGCATGTCATGTACTGCATACGCCATTTGTTGTGATCCGCTCACTATCTGATATTGCAGGTAAAGAGTCTCCACAATCTTTTGAAGAATACCTAGAAGTTGCTTCTGTAAATTCTTCTAAACTAGTGACAGAACTACTTGAGCAGCTAAACAACACTAGCTTGTAA
- a CDS encoding cobalamin biosynthesis protein CobD/CbiB — protein MLETQQFEAFQSLIIFICALAAAHVLPLLNSYNPITFFSLIFERIGVRVFKPKRSSSLQKIAGTLGFFLPIFTIVLIAVLISQFAFYPAWLGGLVLYFCLDTRVLQRAKRIAALLQQKQKATARQLLAQNVVREVNELSSIGIAKACIDSTALRTVRHYYLVIFFYLLLGPIAAFSFKLLLICDHAWRKRVPPNSAFIKPLQTAIFYIEFLPLRGFIFLLALFLQGKKTFHYFKHYARHCYQTNTGWILSLFAANLSIQLGGPCKYQGERFAKMRIGAERHPEPEDIKQCLTFLERIKWFTFSLIALIWLLDWFIDLYLNT, from the coding sequence ATGTTAGAGACTCAGCAATTTGAGGCTTTTCAAAGCCTCATTATTTTTATCTGCGCACTGGCAGCGGCGCACGTGTTACCGCTGCTCAATAGCTACAACCCAATCACTTTCTTTTCGCTTATTTTTGAACGTATAGGCGTTCGGGTCTTTAAGCCCAAAAGAAGTAGCTCATTACAAAAAATAGCCGGTACCTTAGGCTTCTTTCTTCCCATTTTTACCATTGTACTTATTGCGGTGCTGATCAGTCAGTTTGCATTTTATCCAGCTTGGCTTGGGGGCTTAGTGCTCTATTTTTGTTTAGATACCCGCGTATTACAAAGAGCCAAACGCATAGCAGCGCTACTACAACAAAAACAAAAAGCAACCGCGAGACAACTGTTAGCGCAAAACGTAGTCCGTGAAGTCAATGAGCTATCGAGTATAGGTATTGCTAAAGCCTGCATAGATAGCACAGCGTTAAGAACAGTTCGACATTACTACCTTGTGATCTTCTTTTATTTATTACTCGGCCCCATCGCGGCATTTTCTTTTAAATTACTGCTGATATGCGATCATGCTTGGCGAAAGCGCGTTCCACCTAATAGCGCATTTATAAAACCACTACAGACAGCCATTTTTTATATTGAATTTTTACCGCTTAGAGGCTTTATATTTTTATTGGCATTGTTTTTACAAGGTAAGAAAACTTTTCATTACTTCAAACATTATGCAAGGCACTGCTATCAAACGAACACTGGTTGGATCTTATCTCTATTTGCCGCAAATCTATCAATCCAGTTAGGCGGCCCGTGTAAATATCAAGGTGAGCGCTTTGCGAAAATGCGTATTGGCGCTGAACGTCACCCTGAGCCAGAAGATATAAAGCAGTGTTTAACATTTTTAGAAAGAATTAAGTGGTTTACTTTCTCTTTAATCGCACTGATATGGCTTTTAGATTGGTTTATTGATCTTTATTTAAATACTTAG
- the tyrS gene encoding tyrosine--tRNA ligase has translation MDFETALAEIKRGAEEILIEDELKERLKSGKKLKIKAGFDPTAPDLHLGHTVLINKMKTFQDLGHEVIFLIGDFTGMIGDPTGKNVTRKPLTREDVLANAETYKEQVFKILDPAKTTVAFNSTWMEQLGSAGMIKLAARQTVARMLERDDFKKRYAGGQAIAIHEFLYPLVQGWDSVALEADVELGGTDQRFNLLMGRELQKDEGQKPQTVLMMPLLEGTDGVQKMSKSLGNYIGITDAPNDMFGKVMSISDELMWRYYELLSALSIEEIEGLKQEVANGRNPRDIKIDFAKEMIARFHSEGDAEAAHQDFIKRFQKNALPDEIPEVTITIDEDSTMISQLLKEAGLVASTSEAMRMIKQGAVKLNGEEKVTDSKLVIEKGSTQIYQVGKRKFAKVTVS, from the coding sequence GTGGACTTTGAAACTGCATTAGCCGAGATTAAGCGCGGTGCAGAAGAGATTCTTATTGAAGATGAATTAAAGGAAAGATTGAAATCTGGTAAAAAGCTAAAAATTAAAGCGGGTTTCGATCCAACAGCACCAGATTTGCATTTAGGTCACACTGTTCTAATTAATAAAATGAAAACCTTCCAAGACTTAGGTCATGAGGTTATTTTCTTAATTGGTGATTTCACCGGCATGATTGGTGACCCAACGGGTAAAAACGTCACTCGTAAACCATTAACACGTGAAGACGTGCTAGCAAATGCTGAAACATATAAAGAACAAGTTTTCAAAATTCTAGATCCTGCCAAAACCACAGTGGCATTTAACTCTACTTGGATGGAACAATTAGGCAGTGCAGGTATGATCAAACTAGCTGCACGCCAAACGGTTGCCCGTATGCTAGAGCGTGATGACTTTAAAAAGCGTTATGCTGGCGGTCAAGCGATTGCAATTCATGAGTTCTTATATCCTTTAGTTCAAGGTTGGGATTCTGTTGCACTCGAAGCCGATGTAGAGCTAGGTGGTACTGATCAGCGCTTTAACCTACTAATGGGTCGTGAGCTGCAAAAAGATGAAGGTCAGAAGCCACAAACAGTATTAATGATGCCGTTACTTGAAGGTACAGATGGCGTTCAAAAAATGTCTAAGTCATTAGGCAACTATATTGGTATTACTGATGCACCAAACGACATGTTTGGTAAAGTCATGTCAATTTCAGATGAATTAATGTGGCGTTATTACGAATTATTAAGTGCACTTTCAATTGAAGAAATTGAGGGACTTAAGCAAGAAGTTGCAAATGGTCGTAACCCGCGTGACATTAAAATTGATTTTGCCAAAGAAATGATCGCACGCTTCCACAGCGAAGGCGATGCTGAAGCTGCGCATCAAGATTTCATTAAGCGTTTCCAAAAGAATGCTTTACCTGATGAGATCCCGGAAGTGACTATCACAATTGATGAAGACTCTACGATGATCTCTCAGCTGCTTAAAGAAGCGGGTCTTGTAGCTAGTACTTCAGAAGCCATGCGTATGATCAAGCAAGGCGCCGTTAAGTTAAACGGTGAAGAGAAAGTGACTGATAGTAAGCTTGTGATTGAGAAAGGCTCTACACAGATTTACCAAGTTGGTAAGCGTAAGTTTGCAAAAGTGACAGTAAGCTAA
- a CDS encoding peptidoglycan DD-metalloendopeptidase family protein — MVHVVHKLPKKHKLLILTCISVMLIIALWPSEKATASRDSDKKALEVGKRYELPVKVSENEEQLTTLSAPAEVQAPEKATIDILEFNDFEVKHGDSLAVLFKRAGFSAQTLHKLVNTNAETRKLTKIHPGEVLSFAKNTEGELTHLKYVLSKTDTLLVSLDEEQKYQTAIHSKEIETVNQSAGGKIKSSFWTAGISAGLSERQIMNFADIFGWDIDFANDIRKDDTFSLVYETHYVDGELIGNGKIIAAEFINQGERFSAIRHTDGNFYTPEGRSMRKAFLRAPVNFKYISSNFNPRRKHPVTGLVRPHRGIDYAARVGTPVVSAGNGKVTKSGYNKLNGNYVFIQHGSQYVTKYLHLNKRMVKTGQKVKQGQKIGTVGATGRVTGAHLHYEFLVNGVHRNPKTVKLPKSEPLPRTELAKFKPVAKDLLAQLERSRELRLALNN, encoded by the coding sequence ATGGTTCACGTTGTTCATAAGCTTCCTAAAAAACACAAACTGCTTATTCTTACCTGCATTTCTGTCATGCTGATAATTGCTTTATGGCCGTCAGAAAAGGCAACTGCATCAAGAGACAGTGACAAAAAAGCGCTCGAAGTTGGCAAGCGTTACGAATTACCCGTAAAAGTTTCTGAAAATGAAGAGCAGCTTACAACTTTAAGTGCCCCCGCAGAAGTTCAAGCGCCAGAAAAAGCCACAATTGATATCCTTGAATTCAACGATTTTGAAGTAAAACATGGCGACAGCCTTGCGGTACTTTTCAAACGTGCAGGTTTTTCAGCACAAACTCTACATAAACTAGTTAACACCAATGCTGAAACACGCAAACTGACTAAAATCCATCCTGGTGAAGTGTTGAGTTTTGCAAAAAATACCGAAGGTGAGTTAACCCACCTTAAATATGTGCTTTCAAAAACAGACACTTTGCTGGTGTCTTTAGATGAAGAACAAAAATACCAAACAGCGATTCACAGCAAAGAAATCGAAACAGTCAATCAAAGCGCTGGCGGTAAAATAAAGTCAAGCTTCTGGACCGCAGGTATTTCGGCAGGCTTGTCTGAACGTCAAATTATGAACTTTGCAGACATCTTTGGTTGGGATATCGATTTTGCCAATGACATTCGCAAAGACGATACATTTTCTTTGGTTTACGAGACCCATTATGTCGATGGTGAGCTGATCGGAAATGGTAAAATCATCGCCGCTGAGTTTATCAACCAAGGTGAACGTTTTAGCGCAATTCGTCACACCGACGGTAATTTCTACACACCTGAAGGTCGCAGTATGCGTAAAGCCTTCTTGCGCGCCCCAGTCAACTTTAAATATATCAGCTCAAACTTTAACCCACGTCGTAAACACCCGGTTACTGGTTTAGTAAGACCACACAGAGGCATTGATTACGCTGCACGCGTTGGTACACCAGTAGTTTCTGCAGGTAATGGTAAAGTAACTAAGTCTGGATACAATAAGCTCAATGGTAACTATGTGTTTATCCAGCATGGCAGTCAGTATGTCACTAAGTACCTGCATCTGAATAAACGTATGGTTAAAACGGGCCAGAAGGTAAAACAGGGCCAAAAAATTGGTACTGTTGGTGCAACAGGCCGAGTAACTGGTGCGCATTTACACTATGAGTTTTTAGTGAATGGGGTTCACCGCAACCCGAAAACTGTAAAACTACCTAAGTCTGAACCGCTACCGAGAACCGAGCTCGCTAAGTTCAAACCAGTTGCCAAAGACTTACTTGCCCAACTAGAGCGCTCAAGAGAGCTTAGGTTAGCACTGAATAACTAA
- the mdh gene encoding malate dehydrogenase — MKVAVLGAAGGIGQALSLLLKNGLPAGSELSLYDVAPVVPGVAVDLSHIPTAVKVAGFGADDLDAALAGADIVLIPAGMPRKPGMDRADLFNVNAGIIKTLAEGIVRNCPKALVGVITNPVNGTVPIVAEVFKKAGTYEASRVFGVTTLDVIRSEAFVAELKGVDVSEVKVPVIGGHSGTTILPLLSQVEGVEFTEEEVAALTPRIQNAGTEVVNAKAGGGSATLSMGAAAARFCFSLVKGLQGEQNVVDYAYVAVENGDAAYFAHPVRLGTNGVEEILSYGELSAFEEKAKNDMLETLNKDIQEGIDFMAAQ; from the coding sequence ATGAAAGTTGCTGTATTAGGTGCCGCTGGCGGTATCGGTCAAGCTCTATCTTTACTTCTTAAAAATGGCCTTCCTGCAGGTTCTGAGCTATCTCTATACGACGTAGCGCCAGTTGTTCCTGGTGTTGCTGTAGACCTATCTCACATCCCAACTGCAGTTAAAGTTGCAGGTTTTGGTGCAGATGATCTTGATGCAGCGCTAGCGGGTGCTGACATTGTTCTTATCCCAGCTGGTATGCCTCGTAAGCCAGGTATGGACCGTGCTGACCTTTTCAATGTTAACGCTGGTATCATCAAGACACTTGCAGAAGGTATCGTACGTAACTGTCCTAAAGCACTAGTTGGTGTTATCACTAACCCAGTAAACGGCACTGTGCCAATCGTTGCTGAAGTATTCAAAAAAGCGGGTACTTATGAAGCATCACGTGTATTCGGTGTAACAACGCTAGACGTTATCCGTTCAGAAGCATTCGTTGCTGAACTGAAAGGCGTTGACGTATCTGAAGTTAAAGTACCAGTTATTGGTGGTCACTCAGGTACTACCATTCTTCCTCTACTTTCTCAAGTTGAAGGTGTTGAGTTCACTGAAGAAGAAGTTGCGGCACTTACTCCACGTATCCAAAACGCGGGTACTGAAGTTGTTAACGCGAAAGCGGGTGGCGGTTCAGCGACACTTTCAATGGGTGCAGCTGCAGCACGTTTCTGCTTCTCACTTGTTAAAGGTCTTCAAGGCGAGCAAAACGTTGTTGACTATGCATACGTTGCAGTTGAGAACGGTGACGCAGCATACTTCGCACACCCAGTACGTTTAGGTACAAATGGTGTTGAAGAAATTCTTTCTTACGGCGAGCTAAGCGCGTTTGAAGAGAAAGCGAAGAACGACATGCTAGAAACACTAAACAAAGATATCCAAGAAGGTATCGACTTCATGGCTGCGCAATAA
- the argR gene encoding transcriptional regulator ArgR, producing the protein MQANEKQEALIKAFKALLKEENFGSQGEIVDALKDQGFDNVSQSKVSRMLSKFGAVRTRNAKQEMVYCLPAEMGVPTAKSPLRQLVIDIMHNEMMIIIRTSPGAAQLIARLLDSLGTADGVLGTIAGDDTIFIAPAKISEIDVTLEKVKTLFDNV; encoded by the coding sequence ATGCAAGCAAACGAAAAGCAAGAAGCACTGATAAAGGCATTCAAAGCACTACTAAAAGAAGAAAACTTTGGCTCGCAGGGTGAAATTGTCGATGCCCTGAAAGATCAAGGCTTTGATAATGTGAGTCAAAGTAAAGTGTCACGTATGCTTAGTAAGTTTGGTGCGGTTAGAACTCGTAATGCAAAACAAGAAATGGTGTACTGCTTACCCGCAGAAATGGGCGTACCAACAGCTAAAAGCCCACTTAGACAATTAGTGATTGATATCATGCACAATGAAATGATGATCATCATTCGCACCAGCCCAGGCGCCGCTCAACTAATTGCCCGTTTACTCGACTCATTAGGCACTGCTGATGGCGTACTTGGTACCATTGCCGGTGACGATACTATTTTTATTGCGCCAGCTAAAATCTCTGAAATTGATGTAACGCTTGAGAAAGTAAAAACCTTATTCGATAACGTCTAG
- a CDS encoding Dyp-type peroxidase gives MAQPQSGVCAEANLHGLHLFFNVLDGQDEAVRVALGQCERLQSELSDRFSESMVSSFVAIGAQYWPHIYPECIPKELKSFPHIRSHEHLMHTQPFDLLYVIRSDREDVNHLFAQSVRHMLAGKVELVAHIRTFRFLDGRDFNGFIYGANTPHGRFKRQVALVHDSECFEDQGSYIHVQRVKFDLNRWQQLSLNDQEAIMGRSRLENEKLENSLANNHAALSELKSTDNLPLLLEQSMPFGDVFEQGSLWVSCAAKGDAFEALLKTRVGNEQYYDAWLDYCQADMGAAFFAPSVQFLQKMAQLTEN, from the coding sequence ATGGCTCAGCCGCAGTCAGGAGTGTGTGCAGAGGCAAATCTGCATGGATTACATTTGTTTTTTAATGTGCTTGATGGTCAAGATGAGGCTGTTAGAGTAGCACTAGGGCAATGTGAACGCTTACAATCAGAATTGAGCGACCGCTTTTCTGAATCTATGGTATCGAGCTTTGTCGCCATTGGTGCACAATACTGGCCTCATATTTATCCTGAGTGTATTCCTAAAGAATTAAAAAGCTTCCCACATATTCGCTCTCACGAGCACCTCATGCACACTCAGCCGTTTGATTTGTTATATGTGATACGCTCTGACAGAGAAGATGTGAATCATTTATTTGCGCAAAGTGTCAGGCATATGTTGGCAGGTAAGGTCGAGTTAGTTGCGCATATCCGCACTTTTCGCTTTTTAGACGGTCGGGACTTTAATGGCTTCATATATGGTGCCAACACACCCCATGGGCGTTTTAAGCGTCAAGTGGCCTTAGTTCATGACTCTGAATGCTTTGAAGATCAAGGTAGCTATATTCATGTACAACGTGTGAAATTTGATCTAAACCGTTGGCAACAATTGAGTCTGAATGATCAAGAAGCCATTATGGGACGCTCTCGTTTAGAGAATGAAAAGCTTGAAAACTCACTTGCCAATAATCACGCAGCTCTATCTGAGCTTAAAAGTACTGACAATTTACCACTCTTGCTAGAGCAGAGTATGCCATTTGGAGATGTGTTTGAGCAGGGCTCTTTGTGGGTGAGTTGCGCAGCAAAGGGCGACGCTTTTGAAGCGTTGTTAAAAACTCGCGTTGGCAACGAGCAATATTACGATGCGTGGCTAGACTATTGTCAGGCTGATATGGGAGCTGCGTTTTTTGCGCCATCCGTGCAGTTTCTGCAAAAAATGGCGCAATTAACAGAAAACTAG